The stretch of DNA GGGTGGCGGCGGTCCTGCGGTACTGAGTCCCGCGCGGCTCGGCGCCCTCAGGAGTCCTTGCAATATGGGCCCCCGCGGCCTGATCGGACTCCCCTATTGCAAGGACCCCTCAGGCAGAGCCCGTGTCCCCTCCCCCGCCGTCCGACGCCCGCCGCAGGTCCTCGGCGGCGCGCCGCAGCAGCGCGGTCATGGCGTCGCCCGCGCCCTCGGCGTCTCCGGCGGCGATGGCGTCGGCCACCGCGCGGTGGCTGGGCACGGGGTCGTCGACGTCCTGGCCCGCGTGGACGATGAGGTCCCGTTCGCGCAGCCCTGGTTCGAGCAGCAGATCCATCCTGGCCAGCATGTCGTTGCCGGTGGCGCGGAGCAGCGCACGGTGGAACTCCGCGTCGGCGGCGGCAGCGGCGGCCGCGTCACCGCCGGCCGCCGCCATCCGCGCGAGGGCGGTGTCGAGCGCCGCGAGGTCCTCGGGGCGGCGGCGCAGCGCCGCGTGGCGGGCGGCGGCGGGTTCCACGATGGCGCGCACCTCCGCCAGATCGCGCAGCAGCCGGGCGCCGTCCGCGCCCGCCGTGCTCCAGCGGATCACGTCGGCGTCGAAGAGGTTCCAGTCGCGGTAGGGCCGTACGAAGGTGCCGTGCTTCTGACGAGCCGCGATCAGCCCTTTCCCGGCG from Streptomyces tsukubensis encodes:
- a CDS encoding FadR/GntR family transcriptional regulator; this encodes MASYPGRGVHGHTVELLGARIVSGEVTEGELLDPRALAAELDISLTVVREAMKALAGKGLIAARQKHGTFVRPYRDWNLFDADVIRWSTAGADGARLLRDLAEVRAIVEPAAARHAALRRRPEDLAALDTALARMAAAGGDAAAAAAADAEFHRALLRATGNDMLARMDLLLEPGLRERDLIVHAGQDVDDPVPSHRAVADAIAAGDAEGAGDAMTALLRRAAEDLRRASDGGGGDTGSA